Proteins encoded in a region of the Brevundimonas vesicularis genome:
- a CDS encoding DUF1624 domain-containing protein, with translation MMSTAATLVPASASSTAAPSRAVGRILSIDALRGLVILLMLVDHAREFFFIHAQVSDPMNVETTSPALFFTRLSAHLCAPVFVALTGLGAWLYGNKQAGGGNGAGAASAFLLKRGLFLVVLELTVVNFAWTFSITPELIYLQVIWAIGLSMIALAALVHLPRPVLIAVGLVIVLGHNLLDPITIAAGQPGHAIWAVLHDRGFIDLPWGGQARTSYPLLPWIGVAALGYGIGPWFVGEQRARLRRLVLTGVAALALFVVLRAINVYGDAPWAVQATPIQTVMSVLNLTKYPPSADFLLLTLGIGALILAGLEKAPDRLVGVLAVFGGAPLFFYLIHLYGLHLLNLAALMLFGVNQGEGFGVPSVGWVWLLAAMIAVPCWFACRWFGGVKRRSSQWWMKYL, from the coding sequence ATGATGTCAACCGCTGCAACGCTTGTTCCCGCCTCCGCTTCTTCGACTGCCGCGCCAAGCCGTGCGGTCGGTCGGATCCTATCCATCGACGCCCTGCGCGGGCTGGTCATCCTGCTGATGCTGGTCGATCACGCGCGGGAGTTCTTCTTCATCCACGCCCAGGTCTCGGACCCGATGAATGTGGAGACGACCTCGCCGGCGTTGTTCTTCACCCGGCTGTCGGCCCATCTGTGCGCGCCGGTGTTCGTGGCCCTGACAGGATTGGGGGCCTGGCTGTACGGAAACAAGCAGGCGGGCGGCGGCAACGGAGCCGGCGCGGCATCGGCCTTCCTGCTGAAACGCGGTCTGTTTCTGGTCGTCCTGGAGCTGACGGTGGTCAACTTCGCCTGGACGTTCTCGATCACGCCCGAGCTGATCTATCTGCAGGTGATCTGGGCCATCGGCCTGTCGATGATCGCGCTGGCGGCTCTGGTGCATCTGCCGCGCCCGGTGCTGATCGCCGTGGGGCTGGTCATCGTGCTGGGGCACAATCTGCTGGACCCGATCACCATCGCGGCGGGACAGCCGGGCCATGCCATCTGGGCGGTGCTGCATGATCGCGGATTTATAGACTTACCTTGGGGCGGTCAGGCGAGGACGTCCTATCCGCTGCTGCCGTGGATCGGGGTGGCGGCCTTGGGTTACGGCATCGGGCCGTGGTTTGTAGGCGAGCAGCGGGCGCGGCTGAGACGGTTGGTGCTGACCGGAGTGGCCGCGCTCGCTCTGTTCGTCGTGCTGCGGGCGATCAATGTCTATGGGGATGCGCCGTGGGCCGTGCAGGCGACGCCGATCCAGACGGTGATGAGCGTGCTGAACCTGACCAAATATCCGCCGTCAGCCGACTTTTTGCTGCTGACGCTGGGGATAGGCGCGCTGATTTTGGCGGGGCTGGAAAAGGCGCCGGATCGGTTGGTCGGCGTGCTGGCGGTCTTTGGCGGGGCGCCGCTGTTCTTCTATCTGATCCATCTCTACGGGCTGCATCTGCTGAACCTGGCGGCCCTGATGCTGTTCGGCGTCAATCAGGGCGAGGGCTTCGGCGTGCCCAGCGTCGGCTGGGTATGGTTGCTGGCGGCCATGATCGCCGTGCCTTGCTGGTTCGCCTGCCGGTGGTTCGGCGGGGTCAAGCGGCGCAGTTCGCAATGGTGGATGAAGTATCTCTGA
- a CDS encoding DUF3126 family protein → MRPPVKDTDLKRIEAHLKRTFNTGGIIVKARPKQNDSAEVYVGDEFIGIVFEDEDEEGSFMFEMAILAEDLPA, encoded by the coding sequence ATGAGGCCCCCCGTGAAAGACACCGACCTGAAGCGCATCGAGGCGCACCTCAAGCGCACCTTCAACACCGGCGGCATCATCGTGAAGGCCCGCCCCAAGCAGAATGACTCGGCCGAGGTCTATGTCGGCGACGAGTTCATCGGCATCGTCTTCGAGGATGAGGACGAGGAAGGTTCATTCATGTTCGAAATGGCGATCCTGGCCGAAGACCTTCCGGCCTAA
- a CDS encoding DUF2164 domain-containing protein, giving the protein MKPIEFSKEDRAAITAKLRDYFARELDQELGQLPAEMLLDFIGKDIGGAFYNRGVHDAQQLVQQKAEDIVEALYGLERAAPTR; this is encoded by the coding sequence ATGAAACCGATCGAATTCTCCAAGGAAGACCGCGCGGCGATCACCGCCAAACTGCGCGACTACTTCGCCCGAGAACTGGACCAGGAATTGGGCCAGCTTCCGGCCGAGATGCTGCTGGACTTCATCGGCAAGGACATCGGCGGCGCCTTCTACAATCGCGGCGTCCACGACGCCCAGCAACTGGTCCAGCAGAAGGCCGAGGACATCGTCGAGGCGCTGTACGGCCTCGAACGCGCCGCCCCCACGCGCTGA
- a CDS encoding ABC-F family ATP-binding cassette domain-containing protein: MLQITDLTFNAWGRKFLVDASVSLPPGSKVGLVGRNGIGKSTLFKLILGELHAAGDEISLPKTARIGSVDQEHPATPVSVIDTILEADVERHTLLGRLETAEPEEMGEIWSRLIEIDADAAPARAAEILVGLGFDQENQARPMSEFSGGWRMRVALAAALFAEPDMLLLDEPTNYLDLEGALWLEARLKKYPHTALIISHDREMLNEVCTHILHLANHTLTLYTGNYDAFEKARAEKARLQLSAKAKQDAERAHLQAFVDRFKAKASKAAQAQSRMKRLEKMQPVATTIEERVAPFTLPSPPRPLAPPLIRLERANVGYEPGKPILRNLNLRMDLDDRIGLLGVNGAGKSTFAKMIAGALDVSEGELHRDRKMRVGWFHQHQIEAMDPTDTPLEIIRRAMPDAPESARRSKLAQFGLGYEKQETTVDSLSGGERARLLLNMVAMDAPHVLILDEPTNHLDIDSRRALLDALNDYNGAVILITHDRSLMEMVADRLWLAADGTVKPFDGDMDDYAKFVLDRAKQAIAKPSQIKKEEAKANSGAPQAESARGANDRGNKKRSGPSPSTLRHAVKKAEETMTRLTAEIARIDDDMATASVSNPKALEGLTRARAKTEADLAAAEAAWVAAEEALAEVA; the protein is encoded by the coding sequence ATGCTCCAGATCACCGACCTGACCTTCAACGCCTGGGGCCGCAAGTTTCTCGTGGACGCCTCCGTCAGCCTGCCGCCCGGCTCAAAGGTCGGTCTGGTCGGCCGCAACGGCATCGGCAAATCGACCCTGTTCAAGCTGATCCTGGGCGAGCTTCACGCCGCCGGCGACGAGATCAGCCTGCCCAAGACCGCCCGTATCGGCTCGGTCGATCAGGAGCATCCGGCGACCCCCGTCAGCGTCATCGACACCATCCTTGAGGCCGACGTCGAACGCCACACCCTGCTGGGCCGGCTCGAGACCGCCGAACCGGAAGAGATGGGCGAGATCTGGTCGCGCCTGATCGAGATCGACGCCGACGCCGCGCCCGCGCGCGCCGCCGAAATCCTGGTCGGTCTGGGCTTCGATCAGGAAAACCAGGCCCGGCCGATGTCGGAGTTCTCGGGCGGCTGGCGGATGCGCGTCGCCCTGGCCGCCGCCCTGTTCGCCGAGCCGGACATGCTGCTGCTGGACGAACCGACCAACTACCTCGACCTGGAAGGCGCCCTGTGGCTGGAGGCGCGGCTGAAGAAATACCCGCACACCGCCCTGATCATCTCCCACGACCGCGAGATGTTGAACGAGGTCTGCACCCATATCCTGCACCTCGCGAACCACACCCTGACCCTCTACACCGGCAACTACGACGCCTTCGAAAAGGCGCGCGCCGAAAAGGCGCGGCTGCAGCTGTCGGCCAAGGCCAAGCAGGACGCCGAGCGTGCCCACCTTCAGGCCTTCGTCGATCGCTTCAAGGCCAAGGCCTCCAAGGCCGCCCAGGCCCAGTCGCGCATGAAGCGGCTGGAGAAGATGCAGCCCGTCGCCACCACGATCGAGGAGCGCGTCGCCCCCTTCACCCTGCCCTCGCCGCCGCGTCCGCTGGCGCCGCCGTTGATCCGGCTGGAGCGGGCCAATGTCGGCTATGAGCCGGGCAAGCCGATCCTGCGCAATCTGAACCTGCGCATGGACCTGGACGACCGCATCGGCCTGCTGGGCGTCAACGGCGCGGGCAAGTCGACCTTCGCCAAGATGATCGCCGGCGCTCTGGACGTGTCCGAGGGCGAGCTTCACCGCGACAGGAAGATGCGCGTCGGCTGGTTCCACCAGCACCAGATCGAGGCGATGGACCCGACCGACACGCCGCTGGAAATCATCCGCCGCGCCATGCCGGACGCGCCCGAAAGCGCCCGCCGCTCCAAACTGGCCCAGTTCGGCCTGGGTTATGAGAAGCAGGAAACCACGGTCGACAGCCTGTCGGGCGGCGAGCGCGCGCGGCTGCTGCTGAACATGGTGGCGATGGACGCGCCCCACGTCCTGATCCTGGACGAACCGACCAACCACCTGGATATCGACAGCCGTCGCGCGCTGCTGGACGCGCTGAACGACTACAACGGCGCCGTCATCCTGATCACCCACGACCGCTCGCTGATGGAGATGGTGGCGGATCGCCTGTGGCTGGCCGCCGACGGCACGGTGAAACCCTTTGACGGCGACATGGACGACTACGCCAAATTCGTCCTGGACCGCGCGAAACAGGCCATCGCCAAGCCCAGCCAGATCAAGAAGGAAGAGGCCAAGGCGAACTCAGGCGCCCCTCAAGCAGAGAGCGCCCGCGGCGCGAACGATAGGGGCAACAAGAAGCGATCCGGCCCCTCGCCCTCGACCCTGCGCCACGCGGTCAAGAAGGCGGAGGAGACCATGACCCGCCTGACGGCCGAGATCGCCCGCATCGACGACGACATGGCCACCGCCTCGGTCAGCAATCCCAAGGCCCTCGAAGGCCTGACCCGCGCCCGCGCCAAGACCGAGGCCGATCTGGCCGCCGCCGAAGCCGCCTGGGTGGCGGCCGAAGAGGCTCTCGCCGAGGTCGCATGA
- the ndk gene encoding nucleoside-diphosphate kinase: protein MTERTFSIIKPDATRRNLTGAINAVIEGAGLRIVAQRRVKLTTEQAKKFYEVHAERPFYGELVEQMTAEPVVVQVLEGDNAVAAYREVMGATNPEQAAEGTIRKQFALSIGENSVHGSDSQDNAKIEIAQFFTDDQIVG, encoded by the coding sequence ATGACCGAACGTACCTTCTCGATCATCAAGCCCGACGCCACGCGCCGCAACCTGACCGGTGCGATCAACGCCGTGATCGAAGGCGCCGGCCTGCGCATCGTGGCCCAGCGCCGCGTCAAGCTGACGACCGAACAAGCCAAGAAATTCTACGAAGTGCACGCCGAACGCCCGTTCTACGGCGAGCTGGTCGAGCAGATGACGGCCGAGCCGGTCGTCGTTCAGGTGCTGGAAGGCGACAACGCCGTCGCCGCTTATCGCGAAGTCATGGGCGCCACCAACCCGGAACAGGCCGCCGAAGGCACCATCCGCAAGCAGTTCGCCCTGTCGATCGGTGAAAACTCGGTCCACGGTTCGGACAGCCAGGACAACGCCAAGATCGAGATCGCCCAGTTCTTCACCGACGACCAGATCGTCGGCTAA
- a CDS encoding YMGG-like glycine zipper-containing protein: MKTMIKLAPVIGVVALLAACGQTMEQRAATGALGGAVAGQVIGGNTGSTVAGAAIGAVAGAATKPR, from the coding sequence ATGAAGACCATGATCAAACTGGCCCCCGTCATCGGCGTCGTGGCCCTGCTAGCCGCCTGCGGCCAGACGATGGAACAACGCGCCGCCACCGGCGCCCTGGGCGGCGCCGTCGCCGGTCAGGTCATCGGCGGCAACACGGGTTCGACCGTGGCCGGTGCCGCCATCGGCGCCGTCGCCGGCGCGGCGACCAAGCCCCGCTAA
- a CDS encoding M13 family metallopeptidase has protein sequence MTRIRLMAACSACIVVALTGGAASAQDASAQHSHGTAGAAHSPFGAWGFDLAGRDTSVKPGDDFNEYANGTYLRTTEIPADKSRFGPFDVLYENAQSQLKSIIETSAANPANENARKVGALYASFMDEAKIEQLGATPLAADLAAVKAVTDHAGMARLMGESHSGFGGSLFGIDVFEDLKNPNLNSAYLGQGSLGLPDRDYYLKADFAAQREAYLAYLTTTLTAIGWADPAKTAADILAFETKVADKQWTTVERRQIDKLYNPAKASDLATLAPGFDWAGFLAGAQVSDVDTLVLMENTAIPAIAQVFADTPIETLKAWQAFNVVDQASPYLSKAFVDARFDFRGKTLRGQPENRPRWNRGVALVDGQLGEVLAQEYVRLHFPASSKAQMEALVGNIRDAMTERLKTLDWMSEPTREQALYKMSKFGVKIGYPDKWRSYDGLELKADDLYGNVERSSAFEWAYKRGKIGKPVDPLEWGMTPQTVNAYYNPPRNEIVFPAAILQAPFFDPNADPAVNYGGIGAVIGHEITHGFDDQGRKSDGDGVLRDWWTPEDAARFEARAKVLGDIYDKLEPIPGVHVNGDLTMGENIADLGGLLLALDAYHKSLNGQPAPVIDGLTGDQRVFLGWAQVWREKSREAALKEQLTTDPHSPGPVRAATSPRNIDAWYAAFGVSPDQKEYIAPEARARIW, from the coding sequence ATGACTCGCATTCGTCTGATGGCCGCCTGCTCGGCCTGTATCGTCGTTGCTCTCACCGGCGGCGCGGCCTCGGCCCAGGACGCTTCGGCCCAGCATTCGCACGGCACGGCCGGCGCGGCCCACAGCCCCTTCGGCGCCTGGGGCTTTGATCTGGCCGGTCGCGACACCTCGGTGAAGCCCGGCGACGACTTCAACGAATACGCCAACGGAACCTATCTGCGCACGACCGAGATTCCGGCCGACAAGTCGCGCTTTGGCCCGTTCGACGTCCTGTATGAGAACGCCCAGTCCCAGCTGAAGTCGATCATCGAAACCAGCGCCGCCAATCCCGCCAACGAGAACGCCCGCAAGGTCGGCGCCCTGTACGCCAGCTTCATGGACGAGGCGAAGATCGAGCAGCTGGGCGCAACGCCGCTGGCCGCCGACCTCGCCGCCGTCAAGGCGGTCACCGACCACGCCGGCATGGCGCGCCTGATGGGCGAGAGCCATTCGGGCTTCGGCGGCTCACTGTTCGGCATCGATGTGTTCGAGGACCTGAAGAACCCCAATCTGAACTCGGCCTATCTGGGTCAGGGATCGTTGGGCCTGCCGGACCGCGACTACTATCTGAAGGCCGACTTCGCCGCCCAGCGCGAGGCCTATCTGGCCTATCTGACGACCACCCTGACCGCCATCGGCTGGGCCGACCCGGCCAAAACCGCCGCCGACATCCTGGCCTTCGAAACCAAGGTCGCCGACAAGCAGTGGACGACGGTCGAGCGTCGCCAGATCGACAAGCTGTACAACCCGGCCAAGGCCTCGGACCTGGCGACGCTGGCTCCCGGCTTCGACTGGGCCGGCTTCCTGGCCGGCGCCCAGGTGTCGGATGTCGACACCTTGGTGCTGATGGAAAACACCGCCATCCCCGCCATCGCCCAGGTGTTCGCCGACACCCCAATCGAGACCCTGAAGGCCTGGCAGGCGTTCAACGTCGTCGATCAGGCCAGCCCCTATCTGTCCAAGGCCTTCGTCGACGCCCGCTTCGACTTCCGAGGCAAGACGCTGCGCGGTCAGCCCGAGAACCGTCCCCGCTGGAACCGGGGCGTGGCCCTGGTCGACGGCCAGCTGGGCGAGGTTCTGGCCCAGGAATACGTTCGTCTGCACTTCCCCGCCTCGTCAAAGGCCCAGATGGAAGCCCTGGTCGGCAACATCCGCGACGCCATGACCGAGCGGCTGAAGACCCTGGACTGGATGAGCGAGCCCACGCGCGAGCAGGCCCTGTACAAGATGTCCAAGTTCGGGGTGAAGATCGGCTATCCCGACAAGTGGCGCTCGTATGACGGCCTGGAGCTGAAGGCCGACGACCTGTACGGCAACGTCGAACGCTCATCGGCCTTCGAATGGGCCTACAAGCGCGGCAAGATCGGCAAGCCGGTCGATCCGCTGGAATGGGGCATGACGCCCCAGACGGTAAACGCCTACTATAACCCGCCGCGCAACGAGATCGTCTTCCCGGCCGCCATCCTTCAGGCGCCCTTCTTCGATCCGAACGCGGACCCGGCCGTAAACTACGGCGGCATCGGCGCGGTCATCGGCCACGAGATCACCCACGGCTTCGACGATCAGGGCCGCAAGTCGGACGGCGACGGCGTGCTGCGCGACTGGTGGACGCCGGAAGACGCCGCCCGCTTCGAGGCGCGCGCCAAGGTGCTGGGCGACATCTATGACAAGCTGGAGCCGATCCCCGGCGTGCACGTCAACGGCGACCTGACGATGGGCGAGAACATCGCCGACCTGGGCGGCCTGCTGCTGGCCCTGGACGCCTATCACAAGTCTCTGAACGGCCAGCCGGCGCCGGTCATCGACGGCCTGACGGGCGATCAGCGCGTCTTCCTGGGCTGGGCGCAGGTCTGGCGCGAGAAGTCGCGCGAGGCGGCGCTGAAGGAACAGCTGACCACCGACCCGCACTCGCCCGGCCCGGTGCGCGCTGCGACCTCGCCGCGCAACATCGACGCCTGGTATGCGGCCTTCGGCGTCTCGCCGGACCAGAAGGAGTATATCGCGCCCGAGGCCCGCGCCCGCATCTGGTAA
- the purN gene encoding phosphoribosylglycinamide formyltransferase: MSPQAAPPVRVAVLISGAGSNMAALIDAGQAPDSGYEVVLVLSNVEGAGGLAIAAAKGVATATVAHKPFGKDREAHERAVDTVLRDAGAEVVALAGYMRVLTPWLVGGWRERMLNIHPSLLPLYPGLDTHARAITAGDAEAGCTVHLVTEGVDEGPILGQARVPIVEGDTAEALAERVKTAEHQLYPHVLSDFCRDLLRP; encoded by the coding sequence ATGTCACCCCAAGCCGCCCCGCCCGTCCGCGTCGCCGTCCTGATCTCGGGGGCGGGCTCCAACATGGCGGCTCTGATCGACGCCGGTCAGGCGCCGGACAGCGGCTATGAGGTCGTGCTGGTGCTGTCGAACGTCGAAGGCGCGGGCGGCCTGGCGATCGCGGCGGCCAAGGGCGTGGCGACGGCGACCGTGGCGCACAAACCGTTCGGCAAAGACCGTGAGGCGCATGAGCGGGCGGTGGACACCGTCCTGCGCGACGCTGGCGCCGAGGTTGTGGCTCTGGCCGGCTATATGCGCGTTCTGACGCCCTGGCTGGTCGGCGGCTGGCGCGAGCGGATGCTGAACATCCACCCCAGCCTGCTGCCCCTCTATCCGGGTCTGGACACCCACGCCCGCGCCATCACCGCCGGCGACGCCGAGGCCGGCTGCACGGTCCATCTGGTGACCGAGGGCGTGGACGAGGGCCCGATCCTGGGCCAAGCGCGCGTGCCGATCGTAGAGGGCGACACGGCTGAGGCCCTGGCCGAACGGGTCAAGACGGCGGAGCATCAGCTTTACCCGCATGTGCTGTCCGATTTCTGCCGAGACCTTCTCCGCCCTTAG
- a CDS encoding S10 family peptidase, whose protein sequence is MKRLISLAAIAAMLGAPVAALAQESGTNSSSNNGGGAAMRSATDRFRNANAEAIEKDWARAPVEETEVTTAHSVNAHGKTLRYKATAGTLTIRDDAGMPTASLFYTAYTLDGQPVGTRPVTYLYNGGPGSPTVWLHMGSFGPMRVQTDEPTVVRPAPFAFGPNDQTLLDQTDLVFIDMVGAGFSRPLGETPGSTFWGVDGDADAFARAIMRYTTKFSRWSSPKYIIGESYGTLRTGAVAFQLEDRGMSLNGVVLLSSIMNYGVRQPGYPQNFVTLLPTYAATAWYHRKLANPSATVEEQVQRARDFALGPYASALAKGHMISDAERAQIVRQMSDLTGLSTTFIDNANMRVDLGAFRKELLRDRRQTIGRLDTRYMGLDEDAAGGEPEDDPSSSAVTGAYFGIFRDYVANQLNYKTDVEYRMSARGLPGFNWNWSHRPPVGGPQTTPNTAIDLATAMRRNPYLKVMSLNGYYDAATPFFSAEFDLAQMMLEPSLRPNLEFTYYEGGHMMYLSHDALVKLHADLSRFYTETANGGVR, encoded by the coding sequence ATGAAAAGACTGATCAGCCTCGCGGCCATCGCCGCGATGCTGGGCGCGCCCGTGGCGGCGCTGGCCCAGGAAAGCGGGACCAACAGCAGCAGCAACAATGGCGGGGGCGCCGCGATGCGATCCGCAACCGACCGGTTCCGCAACGCCAACGCCGAGGCGATCGAAAAGGACTGGGCGCGCGCACCGGTCGAGGAGACCGAAGTCACGACGGCCCATTCGGTCAACGCCCACGGCAAGACTCTGCGCTACAAGGCGACGGCGGGCACGCTGACGATCCGCGATGACGCGGGGATGCCGACCGCCAGCCTGTTCTACACCGCCTATACGCTGGACGGTCAGCCGGTCGGGACGCGGCCGGTGACCTATCTCTACAACGGCGGACCAGGCTCGCCGACCGTGTGGCTGCATATGGGCTCGTTTGGGCCAATGCGGGTCCAGACCGATGAGCCGACCGTTGTGCGGCCTGCGCCCTTCGCCTTCGGCCCGAACGACCAGACCCTGCTGGATCAGACGGACCTGGTCTTCATCGACATGGTAGGCGCGGGCTTCTCGCGTCCGTTGGGCGAGACGCCGGGTTCGACCTTCTGGGGCGTGGACGGAGACGCTGACGCCTTCGCCCGCGCCATCATGCGCTACACGACCAAGTTCAGCCGTTGGTCCAGCCCGAAATACATCATCGGCGAATCCTACGGCACGCTGCGCACCGGTGCGGTGGCGTTCCAGCTTGAAGATCGCGGGATGTCGCTGAACGGCGTGGTGCTGCTGTCGTCGATCATGAACTATGGCGTGCGTCAGCCAGGCTATCCGCAGAACTTCGTCACCCTGTTGCCGACCTATGCGGCGACGGCCTGGTATCATCGCAAGCTGGCGAATCCGTCCGCGACGGTCGAAGAACAGGTTCAGCGCGCGCGCGACTTCGCATTGGGGCCGTATGCGTCTGCTCTAGCCAAGGGGCACATGATCTCTGACGCCGAGCGCGCCCAGATCGTACGCCAGATGAGCGACCTGACCGGCCTGTCGACCACCTTCATCGACAACGCCAATATGCGCGTCGACCTCGGCGCCTTCCGCAAGGAGTTGCTGCGCGACCGGCGCCAGACGATCGGGCGGCTGGACACCCGCTACATGGGTCTGGATGAAGACGCGGCGGGCGGCGAGCCGGAGGATGATCCGTCCAGCTCGGCCGTGACGGGGGCCTATTTCGGCATCTTTCGGGACTATGTCGCCAATCAACTGAACTACAAGACCGACGTCGAATACCGAATGTCGGCGCGGGGCCTGCCAGGCTTCAACTGGAACTGGAGCCACCGTCCGCCGGTCGGAGGGCCGCAAACCACGCCGAACACGGCCATCGATCTGGCCACGGCGATGCGACGAAATCCGTATCTGAAGGTGATGTCGCTGAACGGCTATTACGACGCCGCCACTCCCTTCTTCTCGGCCGAGTTCGACCTGGCGCAGATGATGCTGGAGCCCAGCCTGCGGCCGAACCTGGAGTTCACCTACTATGAGGGCGGGCACATGATGTACCTCAGCCACGACGCCTTGGTGAAGCTGCACGCCGACCTGTCGCGCTTCTACACCGAGACGGCGAACGGCGGGGTGCGGTAA
- the purM gene encoding phosphoribosylformylglycinamidine cyclo-ligase, with the protein MSDTQKPLENGLTYADAGVDIDAGEMLVEHIKPLAKSTARPGSEPSLGGFGALFDLKAAGFQDPLIVTTTDGVGTKLKIAIETGRHDGVGVDLVAMCVNDLLAQGAEPLLFLDYYATGRLEIDAARRVVAGIAEGCRQAGCALVGGETAEMPGMYTEGDYDLAGFSLGAVERGHALPYLDRQAAGDVIIGLASTGPHSNGYSLVRKVVEKSGLAWGDDAPFAKDRSLAQALMESTRIYVKPVLPIMKAGLVKGAAHITGGGLIENPPRCIAEGLQARFDWDAWPMPAVFQWLAETGGISDHEMRRTFNCGVGFILIVSPENAEPVLAALLNAGEVAFVCGQLEAA; encoded by the coding sequence ATGAGCGACACCCAAAAGCCTCTCGAAAACGGTCTGACCTACGCCGATGCGGGCGTGGACATCGACGCGGGCGAAATGCTGGTCGAACATATCAAGCCGCTGGCCAAATCGACGGCGCGCCCCGGATCGGAGCCCTCGCTGGGCGGATTTGGCGCCCTGTTCGACCTCAAGGCCGCCGGCTTCCAAGACCCGCTGATCGTCACCACGACCGACGGCGTCGGCACCAAGCTGAAGATCGCGATCGAGACCGGCCGTCATGACGGCGTGGGCGTCGACCTGGTCGCCATGTGCGTCAACGACCTGTTGGCTCAAGGGGCCGAACCCCTGCTGTTCCTCGACTATTACGCCACCGGCCGGCTTGAGATCGACGCCGCCCGCCGCGTCGTCGCCGGCATCGCCGAGGGTTGTCGCCAGGCCGGCTGCGCCCTGGTCGGGGGCGAGACGGCCGAAATGCCGGGCATGTACACCGAGGGCGACTACGATCTGGCCGGCTTCAGCCTGGGCGCCGTCGAGCGCGGCCACGCCCTGCCCTATCTGGATCGCCAGGCGGCCGGCGATGTCATCATCGGCCTGGCCTCCACCGGCCCGCATTCGAACGGCTATTCGCTGGTGCGCAAGGTGGTCGAGAAGTCCGGCTTGGCCTGGGGCGACGACGCCCCCTTCGCCAAGGACCGTTCGCTGGCCCAGGCCCTGATGGAGTCCACCCGCATCTATGTGAAGCCGGTGCTGCCGATCATGAAGGCGGGCCTGGTCAAGGGCGCGGCCCACATCACCGGCGGCGGCCTGATCGAAAACCCGCCCCGCTGCATCGCCGAGGGTCTGCAGGCCCGCTTCGACTGGGACGCCTGGCCCATGCCCGCCGTCTTCCAGTGGCTGGCCGAAACCGGCGGCATCAGCGACCACGAGATGCGCCGCACCTTCAACTGCGGCGTCGGCTTCATCCTGATCGTCTCGCCCGAGAACGCTGAGCCGGTGCTGGCGGCCCTTCTCAACGCCGGCGAAGTCGCCTTCGTCTGCGGACAACTGGAAGCGGCCTAA
- the rnd gene encoding ribonuclease D translates to MTPITTTEALADFCARVANAPFITVDTEFMRETTYWPKLCLIQAASADHAAIIDPMAEGLDLEPFLDLLRDEKIVKVFHACRQDVEIFVRLGAMPKPMFDTQVAAMAAGFGEQVAYDSLVRQMLRIEVDKGSRFTDWARRPLSDNQLVYALGDVTHLAALYPKLRDRLQKEGRLEWVMSEMESLTDPALYDTNPENAWKRLKPKKFSAKYLAAFKAVAVWRERAAQERDQPRGRILKDEGIDEIAQQTPTDVEAFNRLRSVPKGFGGSRLGLELAEELKRVLADPEAFAPEMERPAHRQPAPPSVVELLKVLLKAKSDNAGVASKLIATVSDLEKIAISDDADIDAMKGWRRQIFGEDALKLKRGEIALVLNGARVEVVEIE, encoded by the coding sequence ATGACGCCGATCACCACCACCGAGGCGCTGGCCGATTTCTGCGCCCGCGTAGCCAACGCTCCCTTCATCACGGTCGACACCGAGTTCATGCGGGAAACGACCTATTGGCCGAAGCTCTGCCTGATTCAGGCGGCCTCTGCCGATCACGCCGCCATCATCGACCCGATGGCGGAGGGGCTGGATCTGGAGCCGTTCCTGGACCTGCTGCGCGACGAGAAGATCGTGAAGGTCTTCCACGCCTGCCGACAGGACGTGGAAATCTTCGTGCGCCTGGGAGCCATGCCCAAGCCGATGTTCGACACCCAAGTCGCCGCCATGGCCGCCGGGTTCGGCGAACAGGTCGCCTATGATTCGCTGGTGCGGCAGATGCTGCGCATCGAGGTGGACAAGGGCAGCCGCTTCACCGACTGGGCGCGTCGGCCGTTGTCGGACAACCAGCTGGTCTATGCGCTGGGCGACGTGACCCACCTTGCGGCGCTGTATCCCAAGCTGCGCGACCGGCTGCAGAAGGAAGGCCGGCTCGAGTGGGTCATGTCGGAGATGGAGAGCCTGACTGATCCGGCCCTCTACGACACCAATCCGGAAAACGCCTGGAAGCGGCTGAAGCCCAAGAAGTTCTCGGCCAAATATCTGGCGGCGTTCAAAGCCGTCGCCGTCTGGCGCGAGCGGGCGGCGCAGGAGCGCGACCAGCCGCGGGGCCGCATCCTGAAGGACGAGGGCATCGACGAGATCGCGCAACAGACCCCGACGGATGTCGAGGCCTTCAATCGCCTGCGCTCGGTGCCCAAGGGTTTCGGCGGTTCACGGCTGGGTCTGGAACTGGCCGAGGAGCTGAAACGGGTTCTGGCCGATCCTGAAGCCTTTGCGCCCGAGATGGAGCGCCCCGCCCACCGCCAGCCGGCACCGCCGTCGGTGGTCGAGCTGTTGAAGGTGCTGCTGAAGGCCAAGAGCGACAACGCCGGCGTGGCCTCCAAGCTGATCGCCACCGTGTCGGACCTGGAAAAGATCGCCATCAGCGACGACGCCGACATCGACGCCATGAAGGGCTGGCGCCGCCAGATCTTCGGCGAGGATGCGCTGAAGTTGAAGCGCGGCGAGATCGCCCTGGTGCTGAACGGCGCGCGGGTGGAAGTCGTCGAGATCGAATAG